From one Paenibacillus terrae HPL-003 genomic stretch:
- the hemL gene encoding glutamate-1-semialdehyde 2,1-aminomutase, with amino-acid sequence MINEQRTVREDARSKVAFDEAKQYIPGGVNSPVRAFKSVGITPVYIDRGEGSRVYDIDGQSYIDYVCSWGPLIMGHAHPEVVKALQAAVVKGTSFGAPTLAETEMAKLVCERVPSMDLVRMVSSGTEATMSAIRLARGFTSRSKILKFEGSYHGHADSLLIKAGSGVATLGLPDSPGVPEVVANHTLTVPYNDLASVKLAFEKFGEEIAAIIVEPVAGNMGVVPPQPGFLEGLREVTQQYGSLLIFDEVMTGFRVGLHSAQGRFGVTPDLTCLGKVIGGGLPVGAYGGRRDIVERIAPSGPIYQAGTLSGNPLAMAAGYSTLKLLTPEVYDRLEERAARLQAGFERNASELGIPVTINRVGSMVCPFFTEEKVVNFDTAKTSNQDHFRRYFTEMVNEGVSVAPSQFEGMFVSGVHTVEDIDATIEANYRALKRL; translated from the coding sequence ATGATCAACGAACAACGAACAGTGCGCGAGGATGCGCGCTCCAAAGTAGCCTTTGATGAGGCAAAGCAATATATTCCGGGGGGCGTAAACAGTCCAGTCCGGGCTTTTAAATCCGTCGGCATTACGCCTGTTTATATCGACCGTGGAGAAGGATCGCGGGTATATGATATCGACGGTCAATCCTATATTGACTATGTATGTTCATGGGGACCGCTTATTATGGGCCATGCACATCCCGAAGTGGTTAAAGCTTTACAGGCTGCCGTTGTAAAAGGAACCAGTTTCGGAGCGCCGACGTTGGCAGAAACTGAAATGGCCAAGCTCGTATGTGAACGTGTTCCTTCAATGGATCTTGTACGGATGGTTAGCTCTGGAACTGAGGCGACCATGAGTGCGATTCGACTCGCACGCGGATTTACGAGCCGTAGTAAAATCCTTAAATTTGAGGGATCATATCACGGTCATGCGGACAGCTTGCTGATTAAAGCAGGCTCTGGTGTTGCGACATTAGGCTTGCCCGATAGTCCAGGTGTACCTGAAGTCGTGGCCAACCATACACTCACCGTCCCTTATAATGATTTGGCTTCGGTGAAGCTAGCTTTTGAGAAATTTGGTGAAGAGATTGCCGCAATTATTGTCGAGCCAGTAGCAGGCAATATGGGAGTTGTACCGCCACAGCCTGGATTTTTGGAAGGTTTGCGTGAGGTAACCCAGCAGTATGGAAGTCTGCTGATTTTTGATGAAGTCATGACCGGATTCCGGGTAGGGCTTCATTCAGCTCAAGGCCGCTTTGGCGTGACGCCGGATCTCACGTGTCTGGGCAAAGTCATTGGCGGAGGTCTGCCTGTAGGTGCTTATGGCGGACGTCGTGATATTGTGGAACGGATTGCACCTTCCGGTCCGATCTATCAGGCGGGTACACTTAGCGGAAATCCGCTGGCTATGGCAGCAGGCTATTCGACACTTAAATTGCTAACGCCAGAAGTATACGATCGCCTGGAAGAGCGGGCAGCAAGACTTCAAGCCGGATTCGAACGTAATGCGAGCGAGCTGGGTATCCCTGTCACGATCAATCGCGTGGGTTCCATGGTTTGTCCATTTTTTACAGAAGAAAAGGTTGTCAATTTTGACACAGCTAAAACGAGTAATCAGGACCACTTCCGCCGTTACTTTACTGAAATGGTGAATGAGGGCGTTAGTGTGGCTCCATCTCAATTCGAGGGTATGTTCGTATCAGGTGTGCATACGGTTGAGGATATTGATGCGACCATTGAGGCGAACTATCGCGCGCTCAAACGTCTATGA
- the cobA gene encoding uroporphyrinogen-III C-methyltransferase yields the protein MTGKVYLVGAGPGDARLITVKGWECIQLGDVIVYDRLASPRLLGLMKPGAQKIYVGKLPDRHTMKQEEINQLLVDLALEGKTVVRLKGGDPTIFGRVGEEAGLLRKHGISYEIVPGITSAISVPAYAGIPVTHRDMASSLSIITGHESPDKLDKSIHWDKVTNATGTLIFMMGVAKIGYISEQLMKHGKSPSTPVALIRWGTRAEQDTLVGTLADIEAKVKAANFQPPAVIVVGEVVNQREQLKWAEDMPLFGKRILVTRARAQASSLVHRIEELGGEPYEFPVIQTVVPSDEPTQRQIKEAFARLPEYDWVFFTSVNGVEYFFTHLKEQGKDVRSLFKARIAAVGPATLAALRSHGIEAEQIEGPFQAEGLLEAFEQDLQAGQNVFLPRGDLARSWLPEKLRMLGLEVTEADLYQTVLAANTHDDELLKLLEERAIHAITFTSSSTVTFFLEALRQMEVEDPLSLLEGVTIAVIGPLTGETATQAGLTVSFMAEKATIESLIQSLCDWKQSSAVTS from the coding sequence ATGACGGGAAAGGTATATTTAGTAGGCGCAGGACCCGGTGACGCAAGACTGATTACGGTCAAGGGCTGGGAATGCATTCAACTGGGTGATGTTATTGTCTATGACAGACTGGCAAGCCCTCGCCTTTTGGGTTTGATGAAGCCAGGTGCTCAGAAAATATATGTAGGCAAGCTACCGGATCGTCACACCATGAAGCAAGAGGAAATCAATCAGCTGCTGGTGGATCTGGCTCTGGAAGGAAAAACGGTCGTTCGGCTCAAAGGCGGGGACCCTACCATTTTTGGGCGGGTCGGGGAAGAAGCCGGACTGCTGCGCAAACACGGTATTTCCTATGAGATCGTACCCGGCATTACATCAGCGATCAGTGTACCTGCCTATGCGGGCATTCCGGTCACACACCGGGATATGGCCTCATCGTTGTCTATCATTACGGGGCATGAAAGTCCGGACAAGCTCGACAAGAGTATTCATTGGGATAAAGTGACGAACGCAACGGGCACACTGATCTTTATGATGGGTGTGGCGAAGATCGGCTATATCAGTGAGCAACTGATGAAACACGGCAAATCGCCAAGCACACCCGTTGCTTTAATCCGTTGGGGAACCCGGGCAGAGCAGGATACGCTGGTGGGTACGCTGGCAGATATTGAGGCCAAGGTGAAAGCGGCGAATTTTCAGCCTCCCGCCGTTATCGTCGTCGGAGAAGTGGTTAATCAGCGTGAACAGTTAAAATGGGCTGAGGATATGCCTTTGTTCGGCAAGCGGATTTTGGTTACACGTGCGCGTGCCCAGGCCAGTAGTCTGGTTCATCGGATAGAGGAGCTTGGTGGAGAGCCTTATGAATTTCCAGTCATCCAGACGGTTGTCCCTTCGGACGAGCCGACGCAACGGCAAATTAAAGAGGCGTTTGCGCGATTGCCTGAATACGACTGGGTGTTCTTTACCAGCGTCAACGGAGTGGAATATTTTTTCACTCATCTGAAGGAACAAGGCAAGGATGTGCGATCGCTGTTTAAGGCGCGTATTGCAGCAGTCGGGCCAGCCACTTTGGCGGCATTGCGGTCACATGGAATTGAAGCGGAGCAGATCGAAGGTCCTTTTCAGGCAGAGGGCTTGCTCGAAGCGTTTGAGCAGGATTTGCAGGCAGGGCAGAACGTATTTCTGCCAAGAGGCGATCTCGCTCGGTCCTGGCTGCCGGAGAAGCTGAGAATGCTTGGACTTGAGGTGACCGAGGCCGATCTGTATCAAACCGTGCTGGCGGCAAACACACATGATGATGAGCTGCTCAAGCTGCTTGAGGAACGTGCCATCCATGCGATTACTTTTACTAGTTCCTCAACAGTAACCTTTTTTCTGGAAGCACTCAGGCAGATGGAAGTCGAAGATCCGCTGTCGCTGCTGGAGGGAGTGACGATCGCTGTGATTGGTCCTCTCACCGGAGAAACAGCGACCCAAGCGGGCCTGACCGTCAGCTTCATGGCGGAAAAGGCAACTATTGAAAGCCTGATTCAATCGCTATGTGACTGGAAACAATCAAGCGCTGTGACATCATAA
- the hemB gene encoding porphobilinogen synthase: MSVPFTRHRRLRQSAAIRSMVRETVLNPADFIQPIYVTFGTGVKQEISSMPGVYRFSLDQLEEELKEISELGIPAVLLFGIPETKDSLGTSAFVDDGIVQEATRLIKSRYPELLVVADTCLCEFTDHGHCGMVHMHEHDGEVCGEVLNDESLEVLVRTAVSQARAGADIIAPSNMMDGFVQAIRQGLDEEGLSHIPIMSYSVKYASAFYGPFREAADSAPQFGDRKSYQMDPANAREALREAESDVLEGADMLMVKPSLSYLDVMRTIKDQFDLPMVAYNVSGEYAMVKAAALQGWIDEKAMVLEILTSMKRAGADMIITYSAKDAARWLKQ, from the coding sequence ATGAGTGTTCCTTTTACCAGACATCGCCGTTTGCGTCAATCTGCTGCTATCCGCAGTATGGTACGTGAGACGGTATTGAATCCCGCTGATTTTATCCAGCCGATCTATGTAACATTCGGTACAGGAGTGAAGCAGGAAATCAGCTCCATGCCGGGTGTGTACCGATTTTCTCTGGACCAATTGGAAGAAGAACTGAAAGAAATTAGTGAGCTCGGCATTCCTGCCGTGCTCCTGTTTGGCATTCCGGAGACGAAGGATAGCTTAGGCACTTCGGCTTTTGTGGACGATGGTATTGTTCAGGAAGCTACACGTCTGATCAAGTCGCGTTATCCCGAGCTGCTGGTTGTGGCTGACACTTGTTTGTGCGAGTTTACGGATCATGGGCACTGCGGTATGGTCCACATGCATGAGCATGATGGCGAGGTATGTGGTGAAGTGCTGAATGACGAATCTCTGGAGGTGCTGGTACGTACAGCCGTTTCTCAAGCCAGAGCGGGCGCTGATATTATTGCGCCATCCAATATGATGGACGGCTTTGTGCAAGCGATTCGACAAGGGCTGGATGAGGAAGGCTTATCGCATATTCCGATTATGTCGTATTCCGTCAAATATGCGTCTGCTTTTTATGGTCCTTTCCGGGAAGCGGCAGATTCTGCACCGCAATTCGGTGACCGCAAATCCTATCAGATGGACCCTGCTAATGCACGTGAAGCATTGCGAGAAGCAGAATCGGACGTGCTGGAAGGTGCGGATATGCTGATGGTGAAGCCATCCCTCTCGTACCTGGATGTGATGCGTACAATCAAAGACCAGTTTGATCTGCCTATGGTGGCTTACAACGTCAGCGGTGAATACGCGATGGTCAAGGCGGCAGCTCTTCAAGGCTGGATTGATGAAAAAGCGATGGTGCTGGAGATTTTGACGAGCATGAAACGCGCAGGTGCAGACATGATTATTACCTATTCCGCCAAGGATGCGGCAAGATGGTTGAAGCAATAA